One Kwoniella dejecticola CBS 10117 chromosome 10, complete sequence DNA window includes the following coding sequences:
- a CDS encoding meiotic recombinase Dmc1, translating to MSDNGDDIGVGFESVDELQSHGINVQDISKLKASGIVTVLGVAQTTRRHLMKIKGLSEAKVEKLKPPPFQSGTEIAERRQNVVYITTGSQSVNAMLGGGVPTQSITEVFGEYRTGKTQLCHTLCVSTQLPEDQGGASGKVAYIDTEGTFRPDRVKAVADRFGVDAGMALDNVLCARAWSSEQQCDLLIELAVRFVEDRTYKLIIVDSIMNLFRQDYSGRGELSERQQKLNQFLARLQKLAEEFNVAVILTNQVQADPGAAAMFAGASAKAVGGHILSHASAVRIQLRKGRGDERIAKLQDSPDMPEGEATYVLKSGGWEDPS from the exons ATGTCTGACAATGGTGAT GATATCGGTGTGGGCTTCGAG TCTGTTGATGAACTTcaatctcac GGTATCAATGTGCAAGACATCTCAAAGCTCAAAGCCTCAGGTATCGTGACGGTGCTCGGAGTTGCCCAAACTACCAGAAGGCATCTTATGAAGATCAAG GGTCTGTCCGAG GCAAAAGTGGAGAAGCTCAAG CCCCCTCCTTTCCAATCAGGAACTGAGATTGCCGAAAGAAGACAAAACGTAGTATATATCACTACTGGATCTCAATCTGTCAACGCGATGCTTGGAGGTGGGGTCCCTACTCAAAGCATCACTGAGGTATTTGGCGAGTACAGAACCGGCAAA ACCCAGCTGTGTCATACTCTCTGCGTGTCGACCCAGCTTCcggaagatcaaggtggagcCAGTGGAAAGGTTGCTTATATTGACACTGA AGGCACATTCAGGCCTGATCGAGTCAAGGCCGTCGCCGATAGATTCGGAGTTGATGCTGGTATGGCTCTTGACAATGTTCTGTGTGCCAGAGCTTGGAGCTCTGAGCAACAATGCGACCTTCTCATCGAACTCGCTGTGAG GTTCGTCGAAGATAGGACATACAAGCTCATCATTGTCGACAGTATCATGAATCTCTTTC GTCAAGACTATTCCGGCCGAGGTGAACTCTCGGAAAGACAGCAG AAACTCAACCAATTCCTCGCACGACTCCAGAAGCTTGCTGAGGAATTCAATGTAGCGGTGATTCTGACGAACCAAGTACAAGCTGATCCCGGT GCCGCTGCTAT GTTTGCGGGTGCTTCTGCTAAGGCTGTTGGCG GCCATATCCTTTCTCATGC TTCCGCTGTCCGAATCCAACTGAGAAAGGGTCGAGGAGACGAGAGAATCGCCAAACTGCAAGATTCTCCTGATATgcctgaaggagaagctacTTACGTCCTCAAGTCTGG TGGATGGGAAGATCCGAGCTAG
- a CDS encoding aconitate hydratase, mitochondrial, whose translation MVAAILSSSSRRSLTLAKTTRLGQRGLATPSTLPIKDCTSITPPYPRLLETLEKVRNVLPKKSKLTLAEKILYSHLRNPEESLRGKGKIRGERYLKLRPDRVAMQDASAQMALLQFMTCKLPSCAVPASIHCDHLIQAQTGAASDLTRSIETNKEVFDFLESAAQKYGIEFWRPGSGIIHQIVLENYAAPGLLMLGTDSHTPNAGGLGMLAIGVGGADAVDALTDTPWELKAPMITGVKLTGQLQGWATPKDLILHLAGKLTVRGGTGRIIEYFGPGVPAQSCTGLATIANMGAEVGATTSTFPYSDNMRQYLHATGRGPVAEAADAAAKKGFLSADEGAEYDEVIEINLSELEPHLNGPFTPDLATPLSSFSSFLNDNKYPTTLSSALIGSCTNSSYEDMSRVASIAEQAKAAGLKSKVPFLVTPGSELIRATVEKDGLQSTLESVGATVLANACGPCIGQWKRDEHKGEDNAILTSFNRNFKARNDGNLKTMNFLASPEIVTAMAFSGDLKFNPTTDSISTPNGPFKFTPPSGDRLPPTGYSAGDLSYAPSPSPVPQPQTEIAISPSSTRLEILEPFGTNFANGAGELPSMRCLMRVKGKCTTDHISAAGAWLKYKGHLSNISENTLMTAVNDESDSINKAIDLEGKEDTIPNTMKAYKAKNEPWMLVVDDNYGEGSAREHAALQPRFYGGAMIVARSFARIHETNLKKQGILPLWFLNKADYSKISAHDVVQTKGLEKVMDGTSTTDVVLLEVTKPTGEKMVVETRHTLSKDQIEWLRYGSALNYIGAMARQAGKA comes from the exons ATGGTAGCAGCAATACTATCGAGCTCCTCGAGGCGATCCTTGACCTTGGCGAAAACAACGAGACTTGGGCAAAGGGGATTAGCGACTCCCTCGACATTACCGATCAAAGATTGTACTTCGATAACACCTCCTTATCCGAGATTATTGGAGACATTGGAGAAAGTCAGAAATGTATTACCGAAAAAGAGTAAATTGACATTGGCAGAGAAGATATTGTATAGTCATCTGAGAAATCCAGAAGAGAGtttgagagggaaagggaagataaGGGGGGAAAGGTATTTGAAATTGAGGCCGGATAGGGTTGCGATGCAG GACGCTTCCGCCCAAATGGCTTTACTCCAATTCATGACCTGCAAACTGCCCTCTTGCGCCGTCCCCGCCTCGATCCACTGcgaccatctcatccaaGCCCAGACCGGCGCCGCTAGCGACTTGACCCGTTCCATCGAGACGAACAAAGAAGTATTCGATTTTCTCGAGTCCGCAGCCCAGAAATACGGTATCGAATTCTGGAGACCTGGATCAGGTATCATCCATCAGATCGTCCTTGAGAATTACGCTGCTCCGGGCCTGCTCATGCTGGGTACCGATTCGCACACGCCCAATGCCGGTGGATTGGGTATGTTAGCTATCGGAGTAGGAGGTGCGGATGCCGTCGATGCTTTAACGGATACTCCCTGGGAATTGAAGGCTCCGATGATCACTGGAGTGAAGTTGACTGGACAACTACAAGGGTGGGCTACTCCGAAAGATCTGATTTTGCACTTGGCTGGTAAATTGACTGTCAGA GGAGGAACTGGGCGAATAATAGAATACTTCGGACCTGGAGTACCGGCTCAATCGTGTACTGGTCTAGCGACGATCGCCAATATGGGTGCGGAAGTAGGAGCTACCACCTCGACATTCCCATACTCCGACAATATGCGACAATACTTGCATGCGACTGGGCGAGGTCCGGTAGCGGAGGCTGCTGATGCCGCTGCCAAGAAGGGCTTCCTGAGTGCGGATGAGGGAGCCGAGTACGATGAAGTTATTGAAATC AACCTCTCCGAACTTGAACCTCATCTCAACGGTCCATTCACCCCTGATCTCGCCACACCCttatcttctttctcctctttcctcaaCGACAACAAATACCCCACTACCCTCTCGTCCGCGTTGATTGGATCATGTACCAACTCGTCATACGAGGACATGTCCCGGGTGGCCTCCATAGCAGAACAGGCTAAAGCTGCTGGCTTGAAGTCCAAGGTTCCTTTCTTGGTGACTCCTGGATCAGAGTTGATCAGAGCTACGGTGGAGAAAGATGGGTTACAATCTACCTTGGAATCTGTGGGTGCTACCGTGTTGGCAAACGCTTGTGGGCCGTGTATCGGACAGTGGAAGAGGGACGAGCACAAGGGCGAAGACAATG CTATTTTGACTTCCTTTAACCGAAACTTCAAAGCTAGAAACGATGGCAATTTGAAGACCATGAACTTTTTGGCTTCTCCAGAGATCGTCACTGCT ATGGCATTCTCAGGAGATTTAAAGTTCAACCCTACCACCGACTCCATCTCTACCCCTAACGGTCCTTTCAAATTCACCCCTCCTTCAGGCGATCGACTCCCGCCTACCGGATATTCCGCAGGCGACCTATCCTACGCACCCAGTCCTTCCCCCGTCCCGCAACCCCAGACCGAAATCGCCATCTCCCCCTCTTCGACACGTCTCGAAATCCTCGAACCCTTCGGCACGAATTTCGCCAACGGTGCTGGAGAGCTCCCCTCTATGAGGTGCCTCATGCGAGTCAAGGGCAAATGCACGACCGATCATATCTCCGCTGCGGGCGCCTGGCTTAAATATAAAGGACATTTGAGTAATATCAGTGAGAATACTCTGATGACTGCTGTCAACGATGAATCGGATAGTATCAACAAGGCGATCGATCtggaggggaaggaagatacGATACCCAACACGATGAAGGCTtacaaggcgaagaacgAGCCGTGGATGCTTGTGGTCGATGATAATTATGGAGAAGGATCAGCTAGGGAACACGCGGCCCTTCAACCGAGGTTTTATGGAGGAGCGATGATTGTGGCTAGATCTTTTGCCCGAATTCACGAAACGAATCTGAAGAAACAGGGTATATTACCACTGTGGTTCCTCAACAAAGCGGACTACAGCAAGATCTCGGCGCATGATGTAGTACAGACTAAAGGGCTGGAGAAAGTGATGGATGGTACGTCGACGACGGATGTTGTGCTGCTAGAAGTGACGAAGCCGACTGGAGAGAAGATGGTGGTGGAGACCAGACATACGCTATCGAAGGATCAGATAGAGTGGTTGAGGTATGGAAGTGCTTTGAACTATATCGGAGCGATGGCGAGGCAAGCTGGAAAGGCTTAG